The genomic stretch aagttgggagcccacccatataacagaggaacacatttaacattaattttcaagtattgaagttgggagcccgcccatagaacagaggcatacatttcagttttttcatttcaagcgttgaagttgggagcccgcccatataacagaggaatacattcagcattaattttcaagtattgaagttgggagcccgcccatataacagaggaacacattcaacattaattttcaagtattgaagttgggagcccgcccatacaacagaggaatctatttcaagatcaagtcagaagacaataaaacagagggtttataacaggaatccccagcaggaaacaataaaaatccccagcaccgggaagcagaaggttgcaacaagaggtcccagcacaaactcaagtgcatgtgtcaaaaagaagaaaaacaccggaaaaaaatgcaagcagacaagaaagcaaggcaacaagaaaaattacagtctagcctagcttcttgttttcttttaagcacggtgtaacaaggagatcggtaagcagtggtaatagcatgcaacaacagtaacattgcagtcctacggtagtcccagctaccaaaatttcccgaactacattgacctgattcctgtttagcccaggatatgtaggaaacctttgaagcaaatgttcggttaaatctttttcaaaaaatgcttcacacagagtactcggatgggcaaaaatcgctcgcttcatctttgcacgaaaacccttcgtgtcttcgggcaaagaggggcagctgtaagcacgtgatttttgccctatatgagaattactaccaaaaaattcaaaaataaaataatttttcttggtgtgcaatttttgtgtaattatttgtatgtttgtctgtgcgtgtttatttgttaaattaataaaaataaagaaatatgtcgtattttgcatgtaggatttaattctacaattgttagtaattaagtttgttttacaaaaaaataaaaattacaaaaataggcatcatttgcatttttagcatttaatgtccgaatatacaattttatacttaattaatacttaattgtgcgttaattgttattgggagttaatttgtgcttttataacttaatttagttcttaataatagtttaagtatttttataatttagttttagaaaaataaaagaagaaaagagagcaaaaaataaagaaagtcggaattgggcctcttcttcaaattcaagctacaagcccaacaaatacccaatcttcccaaacgacccagtccatttcgaactgggtcgacccagtccataacccaaaagacccaaaccccctttgtctttcatttttcataaaaacaaaaataaaaaaaaccaaagaaaaaccctaaaagactAAGCTATCCGCCAccccctccctatcttcttcttctccatttttctccaaggtcatccatggcttccccctcaaagctcaaccatggctgcccgaCGTCGACAAAACCAGCATCTCCAACGAACAACATCTTCTCCAAACAAAACGCCAAGCAAGCTGcctttcttcttcgtcgtcgcatccaaacgaccatcgtcgcAGCTGCTGCGTCGTTCGCGTCCAGCCGCTGATGCTGCTGCTCATGCAGATGCTGCTGCTCATGCAGCTGCTACTGCGTTTTCTGCTGCCTGTTGCTGCTGCCCGTggcttcttcttcttgttcttcccATCGCTGCTGCTCGCTGCGTCTTCTTCCCGTCGACGCGGACTGCTGCCCACTGCTTCTTCTTCGTTGTCGTTGCTGCCATGGCAGCTTCTTCCAGCTTCCAAATCGCTGCTGCCTGCTGCGTTCTTCACGTCCAAGTGTTGCTGCTGCTCACCATAGCAACTTCCACAACTACACGCACACACACGGAGGAAAACAaaagcagtccggttaaagtccgacCAAGTTCTGTCAAAGTTTCGTTTGGATTCGTTTAAAattcgttcgagttcgtcgttggtcatttatggttagttgttctaagtttatttttgtccgtaatttgtttgatattttcagatttggaatTAGTGTAAGTTtgcttatttatttttagataaaattgttagtttaattatattgttgttagatttaagttgaagattcaatttaattatttttcagtttgttttattaattttaagaggatttagttttaatatagaaaggtgttagtttaaatcgtttaaatccattgtttgttgctaatatagatttagttcgtgttcatcttgtttgaagttcgtttttaatttagtaatttaatgcaaagttatgttttggtttttaatttttggatcatgtatctttgttataagttttgttggatttaatttaaaaaagattagttgattatttgaagattgtgatttgaatatgtttatttgttttgtttaagtttaattcgaagtttgaataaagtttgtttgttattgttattgaatattttcattcatgttcatactttgtttggttgatcttgaatccgaaatttgtatagtttgatttcttgtttatcatttatgattatttcttgaatttgtctcataatcttgtttaagtttaatataggaattgttggttgtaatgttgttagagttgattttaagttcaatattattgaatttagaaatctgaatatacttgtttgttgttgttgttgttgaatctgaaaataggtttgtttgttgctaaaatattgttcaatcaaaattttagttgttctttgttgttcaatttatgttcatgtgatttgttgttgaaatgttgaagaaatcatattcatgtgatttgttatagctgatggggtaatttggtaaatcgcagtacatttggggtaaaatagtaattgcaataaggtcggaggggtagtttaggaattgtacattttgtaattttttatgtgaagcatgggggacaaaatgaaatggggtgggttgtgatatagttatttaatataaaggggggacaagacaaattttagtgtgggggaatcttgtatttgtttatgttaggcatgggggacaaaatataatggggtggtgtgatatatttatttaatgtaatggggatgagtggaaagataatgagtttggtagagaaaatgggttgattttaattgattaaaagatttatgggatgggatatatatagaagtcttgaaACTGATTTATAGGAGGGAGATAAGAAGAATAACagagaataagagaaaaaaagagagctgaatattgaagagagaaagaaaaattccgaaaaatattaaaactttcaaataaaaaaaaaaaaaaaaaaaatcttctgctttctttcattgtttgaaatcagcattaattgtcgttggttcatcaaagcttgaagcttttgttttttgggattattgctccactggtttgcaaactctgttcctgggttgttactgttgctggactattgttgttgtgctgtattgttattactgccgctgattctcatcttcttttgtttccaataccaggtacacgactgtaatactagctattgcaaagctaataatgtggaaagcatgaatacatatgaataatgaaattttgaagttttaatatcatttttatttccttttatcgattgtatttaaactatttcatgtattaatgaataataattgaaataagaaaaaaaataacataagttaatctttaatgaatcggtttggcaaaacgggttaattcactagttatgaaggtttcaaaattatcaacagtaggttaatcatgaataaatagctaaatttagttaaggcatgaatttgaattaattttcgaaaattaggcattaaggcatttgagttcaggcaagattagaaacttcgtttaagtctaaaagactttataaaaagatttagtaattatggtaataatctagtttcaaatggttgtgaataattaatcttaatagtattttttataacaatgccgagttttaatctagctgtatttgattcttttgaatattagttgtcaaatttttattttatttataattttgatttttttattttttttaaataaaattcattttcatcaatatttgtattaatctagcaattagtatgtcatgttttcttaaataaataaaataaaagctagtaattaattaggattttctttctttattttagagactaatttttatagaaaaatgtagtcgctttaagatttgtccatttaaaataaatgagatgagcctcgcttaataaaatgtatagattgcggggccctcaataaatgtacatttaattgcttagaattcgggaggagccgtttagcaaatttctcggccctacccaaaataatgatacgctagtcgctttaggcgcgtatttaataatattatcttcttaaactcgggtgcgtatttcatgcaacccaaatccaaatcccaaaacattgaataaaaatgtgttccggattgcgggagcatttcatgtgatgtaatccaaagacatgttttaaacaatgttcacattttggtaaaaataataataacaataataaaagcggtaaaaagataaaaattgcacatgagctcataattgtataaaaatcagatatttaagccaaatatgacagttgagcgaccgtgctagaaccacggaactcgggaatgcctaacaccttctcccgggttaacagaattccttatccggatttctggtgcgcagactgtaatacagagtcattcttttcctcgattcgggattaaaattggtgacttgggacaccctaaatctcccaagtggcgactctgaaataaataaataaatcccgtttcgattgtcctttaatcggaaaaaactcccttcacccctcgcggggcggtaaaaaggaggtgtgacagtagaaATGAAGGATCGTAATTCAACATACTTCAGATTTCGATTCAAACTTAAAAGCCAAACAAATCAAACCTAATAACGGTTTGATTATGAAAGCAATATTAAATTCCAATTTCAACGATTAAACAAAGGCAATGAAATTTAATAATTTCAACTTCACAACAACGCAACTAATCACACTGCTCCTGCATAGAAGTTACCATATCTAGTGATATTTGATCATTCAACATCTAATTAAGCAAATGGCTACTCAGAATTATATGCAGAACTCCATTACTGACCTAACTAAGTAAACATGCTGTTCTAACTTTTAAGCAGATTTAAACATTATGACCGGGTCCATTTACACTGTGCTGGTTTTCAGATTACAGAATATTCGACCAAAATCGAATCCCATATCAATTTTAAACCAAACTCAACCCCTAAAAGCACTATCACTGACCAACATTCAAACGTAAACATATTCAAACTAAACTCGAAATAAAGACAGAAATAAACTCTTCTAAGTAGAATAAATGGCCAACATGCTTCAAATCTTCCTGATTTCCATATCACAAAAGGTTTTACAGCGGGTAGAGTaaaaatgtacctggaaatgagagTAAAAAGGGGTAAGattcagcagtagcaacaacaagaCCCAGCAGTAGAAATAAACCAAGGAAAACCAATTTTTGAGCCAAATTCAAACCAGTAGAAGGATCAAATGATGCTCAGTAATCAAATTGCAGTCAACACTTGAACCAAACACTTGAAAACCAACAAGTTCAAATCATTTTTAACCTCTAATTATTCAGGAATTATTTCAGAAATTAAAAGCCTCAAGAATTTCAGAAATTTTAATGGAACagtaatattttgtattttttcccgTATTTTCTGAATGTTTTTCTTTGTATTTCCGAGTACCCCTTCTAACTCTTAAGCTCTATATCTATTAGAatattctcctttctttttttttcaactctCTGTATTCTTCAGCCTTTTATAGGCATTCAATTAATGCAATCCCCATTACGAGTGTCCCTTCTCTTATTTTAATTATCCCCACTAacttattttctctaaattaatcaATTAGTGCCATTCCCATTATCAATTTCAGCTTTTTATTTCTTAATTGTCTCCACTAGCCTAGTGCCTTTAATTAATTCAGTAGTGCAATTTataccctaccactattgagaagcttCCTAAGTTAGAtaaacaattgaatcaaacttacaCCAATCAATTCTTATCAACAAGAAATTATCATATTAATGTTAGTTAAATCGACTAAATGATTAACAAGATATGACTGATAATACCATTAAGAAAACAAATGACATATTCACAATCAACAAAACCCCATGGACGGAAGCTATTTTAAACCTACAGATTGGTCGAGTTTCAATTGAAATCGAccggaaaaaaagaaaaagagatgaggaaAGATGAACAACAGAATATTACTAATCgagaataaataataaactctGAAAACTTACCGGCCAGGCTCGAACTTGGAATTGGCACTGTGAATCAACCCAAAATAATACCAAATGTTTGTTCTTGGTGGAGAGCAAACGAGCGTcattattttgtgatgaaacaGGCTTGAATAAGCCTAGAAATCCAGCCAAATGATCTTTCATGCACTGGTCAGAATTTAGGGTTCTAAGGCTCGAACTCAAATTCGATATTCAAAGAGTTGTAGGCGAATTCGAAGGAACATGAGTGGGTATTTGGGCTGAGGGGGGTCTGGGGGTTCCGGGGTGTAAATTTGGCGGTACAAGGAGCCGATGCGGCCACCCTAGGGCGGTGAGGGTATAGTGGTggctggtctctagggtttggttGAGGGAGACGAGAGATGagatgggggggggggttctgagTGGGCGGGGTCCGTTTGGAAAATTATATACTAGGGGTGGAATTGGATCCAGGCCattcgatcaaacgagatcaacggcttggatcatctGACTAAATTGAACGACAACGTTTTAGACACTtttgagaccggatcggtctctgAAAAATGGGTCAGGGTCGGATATGGGCGATGGGGCACGTTCTAGACCGTTGGATGAATGATCTTTAACGGCTCAGATTAACGTAtgtccaaacgacatcgtttagTTTAGTACGGTGATAGACTAGGTATTGGGGCGGGTTTGGACcggttttggttgggttttgaggATAATTTTGGGCCTGTAGATTTTGATTTAAAGAACAGCCCAAACtttgatttttcatttctttacttttcaaattaattccctctttttcttgttttcttttttccaaaattaaaatcctaaattaagttataaaaccaaaattaatcttaaaaatactaattcaCTCTAAATTAAAATTATCAcgaataattaaatactaaattaaaagaaaagcacACAATTGactaaaaatatgttattattttttgctttttaatttttgtaaaacacctaattattaattaatccaaaaaatgtaaaatcaaatccttaatgcagatactatatttttgtattttttaatacgttaataaaattaaacatgcacacaaacatatgcaaataATCAGGAAAATAGcgtaataattcctaaaaataacacataactaaagaaaagacctaattttgggaattctttttgGATTTATTCGTgtgagtcaaaaatcacatgctcacagctgcccccctttgcccggaaacacgaagagttttcgtgcaaaaataaagtgagcggatacgagcgatttttgcccgttcgaatactctgtgggaagcatttatTAAAATATTTGACCGAGCCTCTGCTTCAAAgctttcctacatatccttggcaataaaggaatcaggtcaatatagtttgggaagtttcggtagctgggactaccatgaagctgtgattttactgttgttgttgctactgctactgcttactgacctccttattacaccatgacaaaaataaataagctagactaaactatgatctatgcattacaaagatCTACTCTATGCTTCTCAAGcttgatcttgtgattcttgttgccttATTGATTTGTATTTTCTAGCGgaagttcctttgttgctgaTTGGATTGTATTTTTGAGATGCTTTCTCTTTCCTCCGGGCGGGCACCTCATTGTTGAACCTTTAAACGTCTTCCTTCGACCATTGTTGCctatcctctgttctacaggcgggctcctgattactcgaacttgaactgcttcttcccctcgttctctaggcgggctcatgactacttggaattttaattttattcccttgttctacaggtgggctcctgattgatgaaactcgaaatgtattccctcgttctccaggtgggctcctgattgctgaaactcaaaatgtattctcttgttctccaggtgggctcctgattgctgaatttgaaatgtattcccttgttctctaggtgggctcctgatttcaacaaaatagacaaaacaaaggaaattcTCTGCCCCAGTTTAGTAGCTGgacacatatgtgagtgttaacctaaatcatattaccaagtatcaATAAGAACatgaaagctgaaacttgaatcgtactcccttgttctccaggtgggctcctgattgccgatacttcaactattgttccttgttctccaggtggatgcctgattgttgatacttcaaatgttgttccttgttctccaggtggatgcctgattgctgatacttcaactatttttccttgttctctaggtggacgtttgatttcttaaacttagTCCATCTTCTTCTCGCAACTGCCTTTCTTTGGCTTGTTCTCCCTCgttcctccaggtgggtgcctgattaccaatacttgcgTCAATCTTCtttgaaacttgatttgttttcccttgttctccaggtgggctcctgattacttgatCCTGAACTGCTTTTAATCCTTAACATCCGTGTTGTTCTTCCCTATTCTTCAaatgggcacctgacttcaacaaaatagacaaaacaaaaagaaaagtttCTGCCCCAGTTAGGTAACCGGGCGCATATGTGAGTATTAATTGGATCATTTTACTCAATATTTCTAATAATCTgtaagctagatcccattatccaggagggtcctgaaattccAAATTAAAGTTTATCTTACGAATGACGATTTCAGCATTAAATTGTGTCTCTTATAATAGAATTTATTTATCTAATAGAATTCTTAAAGTTAtgtcccattattcaggtgggTCCTGAAAATTACTATGCCCACTTTGATGCCAAATTATAttccttttggtgcacatttgtcctatatttactacgtatgattgttttggattttaacctaggtcccattttccaggagggtcctgaagtttcgaattgagtcttgttttaaaaatgaaaacTTCAGACCAACTTTTATTTTTACaaagtagagcttatgctagataTTGTACACATGAATATTTtgaattaaagctaagtcccattacccaggagggtcctgagatttttaaattaaatcccattatccaggagggtcctgaaaatttccaatTAATATTGTGGGGAAAAGGTGGAAAAGATGGTGTTTCTTCTTGGGGAAAAAGTTGAGGAAGCAGAAAATCATAATCATCAGtctgggaaagaagagaagtcagaatctttgttGTCATGGGGTAAAAGggtggaaaaagatggtgtttctGCTTGGAAAAAAAGTTGAGGAAGCAGAAAATCATAATCATCAGtctgggaaagaagagaagtcagaattTTTGTTCTCGTGGGGTAAAAAGGTGAAAAAAGATGGCGTTTCTTCTTTCTTAAGGAAGTAAAGTGGAAACGGGTTCTTTTTGGTCCCTTTGTTGGCCAACCCGAGGGATAGAGGCTATGAGAGTCTCCCCAAATTACTTTGAAATCCGAGGCCTCtggggtaatgtccaaagtgtatctcaaacatgcaaactttgtaGCTCCACTTATAATCCTTTGGGGTGCGTTTATGCCAAATTCCTCTattcatgattattttgaattttaaactaagtcccattttccaggagggtcctgataatTTTGCGATCAAATctgcatggtacttgctttccttatagggtgcttcctgaaacaaatgtCTTCTTTGCCCttgtttcaaatcaaataaaatcttgttagtttaaaatgtggcggttagttgtggcattcttgctggggatggttttctctttgccatgctttgcttcgacCGACTACCTTGAAATGGTCGAAAGATTGTTTTAaccttctgactgatccttaactgtaGGATCCCCCAACTATTGTTCTCTCCTTCTGACCTTTCTGCCTGGACCCGTacatctcccacgacattactgaaccattccactgATATATCTtttgcttacaccctatgtctcacttttcatcatactatctctaACATGTCTtagccgcattttgctttgtgcaattttgaatctggtagtacactttgacattccttcttatttgttgaaactaggctaaccttggaagagctttagaggagtaaagttaacagcaatgaaatgcaacgattttgagaattaagaataaagaagaaaatccaaatttggatgactgttggagataggaaaagaaacttatctgagtggattcactggcaccaatgatcatggtaagcattttggattaatcagcctagtctatttaaccaatctcctttccaattatTTTACTTCGTGCTCCAAGATTTCCATAACCtaatttactttccgccaacttacagACCTTGTTTGACTTGCAGTGCCCTGGAGGGTTTTCTCcgtcaaacctctctcatttgtttattcctCGATTCCTTGttgcctcatggtgcctgtgaaggttttcaccaataagactctctcatttttattttctctcggctttcgtcgcctcatggtgcccatgagggttttcaccaataagactctctcattttttgatttctcttgcttaaaccggagtgttgcccttgatatg from Nicotiana sylvestris chromosome 12, ASM39365v2, whole genome shotgun sequence encodes the following:
- the LOC138883073 gene encoding uncharacterized protein translates to MTNDELERILNESKRNFDRTWSDFNRTAFVFLRVCACSCGSCYGEQQQHLDVKNAAGSSDLEAGRSCHGSNDNEEEAVGSSPRRREEDAASSSDGKNKKKKPRAAATGSRKRSSSCMSSSICMSSSISGWTRTTQQLRRWSFGCDDEEERQLAWRFVWRRCCSLEMLVLSTSGSHAEALGREERSGQQRFGSWKKLPWQQRQRRRRSGQQSASTGRRRSEQQQREEEEEEATGSSNRQQKTQQQLHEQQHQRLDANVAAAATMVVWMRRRRRKAACLAFCLEKMLFVGDAGFVDVGQPWLSFEGEAMDDLGEKWRRKR